A region of Halalkaliarchaeum desulfuricum DNA encodes the following proteins:
- a CDS encoding BMP family lipoprotein, whose product MDRRNFLTTVSAGTAAAIAGCMGNGEGADFNVGMVYATGGLGDQSFNDMAHTGVQEAEADFELDYQNAEPGGPDEVGELQRRFASSENPDFDLICCIGFVQESDLLDNAQEFPDENFMIVDGVVEGDDGFVDNVANYIFREQEGSFQVGVLAGMLTGMDYDHGGGSTNTDERMVGFVGGQEVPLIERFEAGYKAGVEYVDEDIEFTSAYAGDWNDPSTGQEIASSMYNDGADVVYHAAGGTGSGVFEAAQSEGRYAIGVDDDQSVTAPEFSDVILASMLKRVNVAVYESIENTLEDDFRGGELNDLGIAEDGVSAVIGQDFEGELPAEITDELESTREAIVDGDITVPDNLDDV is encoded by the coding sequence ATGGATCGGCGAAACTTTCTGACAACGGTCAGCGCGGGAACAGCAGCCGCCATCGCCGGCTGTATGGGTAACGGAGAGGGTGCCGACTTCAACGTCGGGATGGTGTATGCGACTGGGGGACTTGGCGATCAGTCGTTCAATGACATGGCTCACACCGGGGTGCAGGAGGCTGAAGCGGACTTCGAACTCGACTACCAGAACGCCGAACCCGGCGGCCCTGACGAGGTGGGGGAACTTCAGCGTCGGTTCGCAAGCAGCGAGAACCCCGACTTCGACCTTATCTGCTGTATCGGCTTCGTTCAGGAGTCCGATCTCCTCGACAACGCACAGGAGTTCCCGGACGAGAACTTCATGATCGTCGACGGCGTCGTCGAGGGCGACGACGGGTTCGTCGACAACGTTGCGAACTACATCTTCAGAGAACAGGAGGGCTCATTTCAGGTCGGTGTGCTGGCCGGCATGCTGACTGGAATGGACTACGACCACGGCGGCGGCTCGACGAACACTGACGAGCGGATGGTCGGGTTCGTCGGCGGGCAGGAGGTTCCGTTGATCGAACGGTTCGAGGCGGGCTACAAGGCCGGCGTCGAGTACGTCGACGAGGACATCGAGTTCACCTCCGCATACGCAGGCGACTGGAACGACCCGTCGACAGGCCAGGAGATTGCCTCCTCGATGTATAACGACGGCGCAGACGTCGTGTATCACGCCGCCGGCGGCACCGGCTCGGGTGTCTTCGAAGCAGCCCAATCCGAGGGGCGGTACGCGATCGGTGTCGACGACGACCAGTCGGTGACTGCCCCCGAGTTCTCCGACGTGATCCTCGCCTCGATGCTCAAGCGCGTGAATGTCGCAGTGTACGAATCGATCGAAAACACCCTCGAGGACGATTTCCGCGGTGGGGAACTGAACGACCTCGGCATCGCCGAGGACGGCGTCTCTGCGGTGATCGGTCAGGACTTCGAGGGTGAACTTCCCGCAGAAATCACCGACGAACTCGAATCGACGCGGGAGGCCATCGTGGACGGTGACATTACGGTTCCCGACAACCTCGACGACGTGTAG
- a CDS encoding VNG_1110C family protein, translated as MPDPSRLRDSTQIVLPCGALDGMEDHIENQFTVTVFRDHDHCRIIGSPVEIKAVGEYLTRQGITLR; from the coding sequence ATGCCGGATCCCTCCCGTCTCCGCGACAGCACGCAGATCGTCTTACCGTGTGGTGCACTGGACGGGATGGAGGACCACATCGAAAACCAATTCACCGTTACCGTGTTCCGGGATCACGATCACTGCCGAATAATCGGGAGTCCGGTCGAGATCAAGGCAGTAGGCGAGTATCTGACACGTCAGGGCATCACACTCCGGTGA
- a CDS encoding heptaprenylglyceryl phosphate synthase: protein MSAFDRIARTIGRAATAGCLAGRTLLPFDTNPVPGDWEHVTKVDPEDAKKLPIAYPRYLQYTDGISVGGSADVTETNTVETFRLLSSVSTPAFHEPSAASHVTEGTLSASSFLAVPQVLNGDDEAFVGSLGTGTRFIREELAPAAVEKLLPAPVANRYGDRLAEFFTHWMLYSAVFEAYVIQNPDSAAAREAGVDESGLLSPEQARDRAIAAERYLGSEVLYLEYSGTYGGSEAVDILEAIAPSLDWTRLWYGGGIDSREKATEVLSAGADAVIVGDVFHRIAAEEADFASAFVADSAVGTSAHTDRIDAWIDDAVDVADTAAAEYISTIPSVRDPVGTARASLIAGITAHCVLAKAETDVREAIREGQVADPSELSEAFRDDYHSRLEAGLVHAGNGSQASTLAADLLDTVSLRAFREMIGPTSEGPESDDGASVSFPAHHLPIGELPR, encoded by the coding sequence ATGAGCGCATTCGACCGGATCGCGCGAACGATCGGCCGGGCGGCGACGGCGGGCTGTCTCGCCGGTCGGACGCTGTTGCCGTTCGACACGAACCCCGTTCCGGGGGACTGGGAACACGTCACCAAGGTCGATCCGGAGGACGCAAAGAAGCTCCCGATCGCCTATCCACGGTATCTCCAATACACGGACGGCATCTCCGTCGGCGGGTCGGCGGACGTGACGGAAACGAACACCGTCGAGACGTTCCGGCTGCTCTCGTCCGTGTCGACGCCCGCGTTTCACGAGCCAAGCGCGGCGAGTCACGTAACCGAGGGGACGCTGTCTGCGTCGTCGTTCCTGGCGGTACCCCAGGTTCTCAACGGGGACGACGAGGCGTTCGTCGGCTCTCTCGGAACCGGGACGCGGTTCATCCGGGAGGAACTCGCGCCTGCGGCCGTCGAAAAGCTGTTACCCGCTCCGGTCGCGAACCGGTACGGCGACCGACTCGCCGAGTTTTTCACACACTGGATGCTCTACTCCGCCGTCTTCGAGGCGTACGTCATCCAGAACCCCGACAGCGCCGCTGCCCGGGAGGCCGGCGTCGACGAGTCGGGTCTCCTCTCACCCGAGCAGGCGAGGGACCGGGCGATAGCCGCCGAACGGTATCTCGGCAGTGAAGTGCTGTACCTCGAATACTCCGGAACCTACGGTGGATCTGAAGCGGTCGACATTCTCGAGGCGATCGCCCCCTCCCTCGATTGGACTCGGCTGTGGTACGGCGGCGGGATCGACTCCCGGGAAAAGGCGACAGAGGTGCTCTCGGCCGGCGCAGACGCAGTGATCGTCGGCGACGTGTTCCACCGAATTGCCGCCGAGGAGGCCGATTTTGCGTCCGCGTTCGTCGCGGATTCGGCGGTCGGGACGTCGGCCCACACCGACCGAATCGACGCGTGGATCGACGACGCCGTCGACGTCGCCGACACCGCCGCAGCGGAGTACATCTCGACGATCCCGTCGGTTCGGGATCCGGTCGGCACCGCACGTGCGAGTCTGATCGCAGGGATTACAGCCCATTGTGTCCTCGCGAAGGCCGAAACCGACGTTCGGGAGGCGATCCGCGAAGGCCAAGTCGCGGATCCGTCGGAGCTTTCGGAGGCCTTCCGGGACGACTATCACAGCCGACTCGAAGCCGGACTCGTTCACGCCGGTAACGGCTCACAGGCATCGACTCTCGCTGCCGATCTTCTCGATACAGTAAGCCTCCGGGCGTTTCGTGAGATGATCGGACCGACGTCGGAGGGGCCCGAATCCGACGACGGGGCGTCGGTGTCGTTCCCGGCCCATCACCTCCCCATCGGAGAACTTCCGCGGTAG
- a CDS encoding DUF5518 domain-containing protein — MARGDTLLNTVIGAVVTVILSFTGVSPILGGGTAGYLQGESRKSGAKVGALSGVFAFVPFLLFAAVIFGFFVAVPVTRLERGARGSRWISGGVSPRGA, encoded by the coding sequence ATGGCCAGAGGCGACACTCTCCTCAACACGGTCATCGGCGCGGTCGTCACAGTCATTCTCTCGTTCACTGGCGTCTCCCCGATCCTCGGCGGCGGCACCGCGGGATATCTCCAGGGAGAAAGCCGAAAAAGTGGTGCGAAGGTCGGCGCCCTCTCGGGCGTCTTCGCGTTCGTTCCGTTCCTGCTTTTCGCGGCCGTGATTTTCGGCTTCTTTGTGGCTGTCCCCGTTACTCGTCTGGAACGCGGGGCTCGGGGCTCTCGGTGGATATCTGGGGGCGTATCTCCGAGAGGAGCGTGA
- a CDS encoding thiamine pyrophosphate-dependent dehydrogenase E1 component subunit alpha has translation MTTISKEKLTGFYEDMVTARYYEERLQEEYLVGKQPAFDISAGPIPGELHLAAGHEASGIGVCHHLRDDDTVTAPHRPHHIAIAKDVDLDRMTAEIFGRETGLSSGKGGHMHLFDPEVNFACSGIIAQGCPPAVGAGMAAKKRGEDSVAVAFLGEGAISQGAFLESLNLASVRDLPVVFVIEDNDWAISMPKERVTAPLDGSRRADGFDMPGIRVDEDDVVDVYRAADEAIGRARDGNGPTLLELQVHRRMGHFMGDPETYRPEEDQELAKERDSIERLKEELRSHGVDEETMESIKTAAHERVDEAIEWAKEQPKPDPDAAYEDAFVNPPSGVTDTEPEFDLAGGED, from the coding sequence ATGACAACGATAAGCAAAGAGAAGCTGACGGGCTTTTACGAGGACATGGTGACGGCCCGGTATTACGAGGAACGGCTCCAGGAGGAGTATCTCGTGGGGAAACAGCCGGCCTTCGACATCAGCGCCGGGCCGATCCCGGGCGAGCTTCACCTGGCTGCCGGTCACGAGGCGTCCGGAATCGGCGTGTGTCATCACCTTCGCGACGACGACACGGTGACGGCACCACACCGGCCCCACCACATCGCTATCGCGAAGGATGTCGACCTCGACCGGATGACAGCGGAGATCTTCGGGCGGGAAACCGGGCTGTCATCGGGAAAGGGTGGACACATGCACCTGTTCGATCCCGAGGTGAACTTCGCCTGCAGCGGGATCATCGCGCAGGGCTGTCCGCCGGCGGTCGGGGCAGGAATGGCCGCGAAAAAACGCGGCGAGGACAGCGTCGCCGTGGCGTTTCTGGGCGAAGGGGCGATTAGCCAGGGGGCGTTCCTCGAGTCGCTGAACCTCGCGAGCGTCCGCGACCTGCCGGTGGTGTTCGTGATCGAGGACAACGACTGGGCGATCAGTATGCCGAAAGAACGCGTCACGGCACCCCTCGACGGTTCGCGGCGGGCGGACGGATTCGACATGCCGGGAATCCGGGTCGACGAGGACGACGTGGTCGACGTCTACCGGGCCGCAGACGAGGCGATCGGTCGCGCCCGCGACGGAAACGGGCCGACCCTCCTCGAACTCCAGGTCCACCGTCGAATGGGCCATTTCATGGGTGATCCGGAGACCTACCGACCGGAGGAGGACCAGGAACTGGCAAAAGAGCGCGATTCGATCGAACGGCTGAAGGAAGAACTGCGATCCCACGGCGTGGACGAGGAAACCATGGAATCGATCAAGACAGCGGCTCACGAACGCGTCGACGAAGCGATCGAGTGGGCGAAAGAACAGCCGAAGCCCGATCCCGATGCAGCCTACGAGGACGCGTTCGTCAACCCACCATCGGGCGTGACAGACACGGAACCGGAGTTCGACCTGGCAGGGGGTGAAGACTGA
- a CDS encoding alpha-ketoacid dehydrogenase subunit beta — MTAETHPETVDRELTMSRAMVEAIADEMHENEEVFYMGEDVADYGGIFDSTQGLLDEFGHERIVDVPISETAYLGAAVGAAQEGMRPIAELMFVDFFGVAMDQIYNQMAKNTYMSGGAVNVPMVLTTAVGGGYNDAAQHSQTLYGTFAHLPGMKVVVPSTAYDAKGLMHNAIRDDDPVVYMFHKRLMGIGWMPAPDGPKTPVPETDYTIPFGSADVKREGSDVTVVTLGLHVHRALEAADSLAEEGVDVEVIDLRSLVPLDTDTVLESVRKTGRLVVVDEDYRSFGVTGEIIATAAEDALADLEAVERVAHPDVPIPYARPLENETIPDVEDIAAAVESVHR; from the coding sequence ATGACCGCAGAGACTCACCCGGAAACAGTCGACCGCGAACTGACGATGAGTCGGGCGATGGTCGAGGCGATCGCCGACGAGATGCACGAAAACGAGGAGGTATTTTACATGGGTGAAGACGTGGCCGACTACGGCGGCATCTTCGACTCCACCCAGGGCTTGCTCGACGAGTTCGGCCACGAGCGCATCGTGGACGTCCCGATCAGCGAAACCGCGTATCTCGGCGCCGCCGTCGGCGCCGCACAGGAGGGGATGCGGCCGATCGCGGAGTTGATGTTCGTCGACTTCTTCGGCGTCGCGATGGATCAGATCTACAACCAGATGGCGAAGAACACGTACATGAGCGGCGGCGCCGTCAACGTTCCGATGGTGCTCACCACCGCCGTGGGAGGTGGCTACAACGACGCCGCCCAGCACTCGCAGACGCTGTACGGGACGTTCGCCCATCTCCCGGGGATGAAAGTCGTCGTCCCGTCGACGGCATACGACGCCAAGGGGCTGATGCACAACGCGATCCGGGACGACGATCCGGTCGTGTACATGTTCCACAAGCGACTGATGGGCATCGGCTGGATGCCCGCGCCGGACGGCCCGAAGACACCAGTGCCGGAAACCGACTACACCATCCCCTTCGGGAGCGCCGACGTGAAACGCGAGGGCAGCGACGTAACCGTGGTCACCCTCGGGCTCCACGTCCATAGAGCGCTCGAGGCCGCAGATTCGCTGGCGGAGGAGGGAGTCGACGTCGAGGTAATCGACCTCAGATCGCTCGTTCCGCTGGACACCGACACCGTCCTCGAATCGGTCCGGAAGACGGGGCGGCTCGTGGTCGTCGACGAGGACTACCGATCGTTCGGCGTGACCGGCGAGATCATCGCCACAGCCGCAGAGGACGCGCTCGCGGACCTCGAGGCGGTCGAACGGGTCGCCCATCCGGACGTCCCGATCCCGTACGCCCGGCCGCTGGAAAACGAGACGATTCCGGACGTCGAGGACATCGCAGCCGCAGTCGAGAGCGTCCACAGATGA
- a CDS encoding lipoyl domain-containing protein, whose product MSGERVAVAVDDYWPEDVESDEGVVVNWFVREGATVEDGDPLCELQVEKVSFDVPAPVSGELDEIHLAEDEEFTRGATLAVLTPA is encoded by the coding sequence ATGAGCGGGGAGCGAGTCGCCGTCGCCGTCGACGACTACTGGCCCGAGGACGTCGAGTCCGACGAAGGGGTCGTCGTCAACTGGTTCGTGAGGGAGGGGGCAACTGTCGAGGACGGTGATCCGCTGTGTGAACTGCAGGTGGAAAAGGTGAGCTTCGACGTTCCCGCACCCGTCTCCGGCGAACTCGACGAGATACACCTCGCGGAGGACGAGGAGTTCACCCGGGGGGCGACGCTGGCGGTGCTCACACCGGCGTGA
- a CDS encoding M24 family metallopeptidase produces the protein MTDHDAIATRLTRARNTLRSGDADALVCFPSSNMYYLSGFEDEPMERHLFLFVTPDDTLFLAPEMYDEQIRDESPIDDVRTWSDDEDPTVLLQSIGEELSITGDRLLVDDRMWAMFTQDLREVFPEATFGLASELLADLRIRKDDAELDRLERAASIADSVSESVRTLGKDAIGMTERELAVEIERRLEDAGGEGTSFDVVVGSGPNGARPHHRHGDRAIEAGDPVVLDFGTRMDGYPSDQTRTVVFEGEPPTEFEPAFDAVLAAQKAGIGAVEPGVEAREIDRAAREVIEKRGYGDRFIHRTGHGVGLDVHEPPYITGENDRQLEAGMVFSVEPGVYIEGKFGIRIEDLVVVTENDCRRLNRSPRTWKPLDGV, from the coding sequence ATGACCGATCACGACGCCATCGCGACTCGCCTGACACGGGCCAGGAACACGCTTCGATCCGGGGACGCCGACGCGCTCGTCTGTTTTCCCAGTTCAAATATGTACTACCTCTCGGGGTTCGAGGACGAACCGATGGAGCGCCACCTCTTTTTGTTTGTCACGCCCGATGACACGCTGTTCCTGGCGCCGGAGATGTACGACGAACAGATCCGGGACGAATCGCCGATCGACGACGTGCGAACCTGGAGCGACGACGAGGATCCGACCGTTCTGCTACAATCCATCGGCGAGGAGTTGTCAATAACGGGCGACCGGCTCCTAGTCGACGACCGCATGTGGGCGATGTTCACCCAGGACCTCCGCGAGGTCTTCCCCGAGGCCACCTTCGGCCTGGCGAGCGAACTGCTGGCCGACCTCCGAATCCGAAAGGACGACGCCGAGCTGGACCGCCTCGAACGGGCGGCTTCGATCGCAGATTCGGTGAGCGAATCGGTCCGCACGCTCGGCAAGGACGCGATCGGAATGACCGAACGCGAACTCGCAGTCGAGATCGAACGGCGTCTCGAGGACGCCGGCGGTGAAGGGACGTCCTTCGACGTCGTCGTCGGCTCCGGGCCGAACGGCGCACGCCCACACCACCGCCACGGCGACCGGGCGATCGAGGCGGGCGATCCCGTCGTCCTCGATTTCGGAACCCGGATGGACGGCTATCCGAGCGACCAGACCAGGACGGTCGTCTTCGAGGGGGAACCGCCGACGGAGTTCGAGCCGGCGTTCGACGCCGTTCTGGCGGCTCAGAAGGCGGGAATCGGGGCAGTCGAACCGGGCGTCGAGGCCCGCGAGATCGATCGGGCCGCGCGCGAAGTCATCGAAAAGCGAGGGTACGGCGACCGGTTCATCCACCGGACTGGCCACGGGGTCGGCCTCGACGTCCACGAACCGCCGTACATTACCGGGGAAAACGACCGGCAGCTCGAGGCGGGAATGGTGTTCAGCGTCGAACCCGGGGTCTACATCGAAGGGAAGTTCGGGATCCGGATCGAGGATCTCGTCGTCGTCACCGAGAACGACTGCCGGCGGTTGAACCGGTCGCCACGGACCTGGAAACCGCTCGATGGGGTGTAG
- a CDS encoding AAA family ATPase — protein MEIAEASANCEDALAAVERAVVADRSFLESTLLGVLARGHVLLEDVPGTGKTLTARSVAAALGLSFSRIQFTPDLLPSDVTGTHIFDEHTGAFEFREGPVFANVLLADEINRAPPKTQSALLEAMEERQVTVDGETRELPDPFFVIATQNPIEHEGTFSLPEAQVDRFAVKASIGYPSYDGERELVHRRLDRVQRSPTVDEVLSTETVRELQAAPESVTVEEDVVTYVVDICRATRGHPHVSAGVSPRGTQRLVETARARAVIDGREYVTPDIVKSVALPVLAHRLVLTPDARVKDVDKRAVIEAVVDDTPVPTVD, from the coding sequence ATGGAGATCGCCGAAGCAAGCGCGAACTGCGAGGACGCTCTCGCCGCGGTCGAGCGGGCCGTCGTAGCCGACCGGTCGTTTCTCGAATCCACCCTGTTGGGCGTGCTCGCTCGGGGACACGTTCTCCTTGAGGACGTTCCCGGTACCGGCAAAACGTTGACCGCCAGAAGCGTCGCGGCGGCACTGGGACTGTCGTTTTCCCGGATCCAGTTTACGCCGGATCTGCTCCCGTCCGACGTGACGGGAACCCACATTTTCGACGAGCACACCGGAGCGTTCGAGTTCCGCGAGGGTCCCGTATTCGCGAACGTCCTCCTCGCCGACGAGATCAACCGTGCCCCCCCGAAGACGCAGAGTGCACTCCTAGAGGCGATGGAGGAGCGACAGGTGACCGTCGACGGCGAGACGCGCGAGCTACCGGATCCGTTCTTCGTGATCGCGACCCAGAACCCCATCGAACACGAGGGAACGTTTTCGCTGCCCGAGGCGCAAGTCGATCGGTTCGCGGTGAAAGCCAGCATCGGCTACCCCAGCTACGACGGCGAACGCGAACTCGTTCACCGGCGACTGGATCGGGTACAGCGCAGTCCGACCGTCGACGAGGTACTATCGACCGAAACGGTTCGGGAACTGCAAGCAGCTCCGGAGTCCGTGACGGTTGAAGAAGACGTCGTCACGTACGTTGTTGACATCTGTCGCGCCACGCGAGGTCACCCCCACGTTTCGGCGGGCGTCTCCCCCCGTGGAACCCAGCGTCTGGTGGAAACAGCGCGTGCTCGCGCCGTGATTGACGGTCGAGAGTACGTGACGCCGGATATCGTCAAATCGGTCGCGCTGCCGGTCCTGGCTCATCGGCTGGTTTTGACCCCCGACGCCCGGGTAAAAGATGTCGACAAAAGGGCCGTCATCGAAGCCGTGGTCGACGATACGCCCGTACCGACGGTCGATTGA
- a CDS encoding DUF7519 family protein — MTEKCEEATRPIDRSSTTVGSGLSAFAALFSFVVTGFYSWGGLLAGAVGLVLLLAGLVRGTTAPVTIGGFGLVIAGIVAGAQGAPVVSVLAGVVFAVIAWDAAGLAIGLGKQLGRGADTTRLELFHVAGSLAVGIVSAGIGYAIYVFATGGQPVGAVVFLLVGTLLLLVVLE; from the coding sequence GTGACGGAAAAGTGCGAGGAAGCTACGAGGCCGATCGACCGATCGTCAACCACCGTCGGGAGCGGCCTGTCGGCGTTCGCGGCGCTTTTTTCGTTCGTCGTGACCGGGTTCTACTCGTGGGGTGGGCTCCTCGCTGGGGCGGTCGGCCTGGTACTGCTGTTGGCCGGGCTCGTTCGCGGCACGACCGCTCCAGTGACGATCGGTGGCTTCGGCCTCGTAATCGCCGGAATCGTCGCGGGGGCCCAGGGTGCTCCTGTCGTTTCGGTGCTCGCCGGTGTCGTGTTCGCAGTTATCGCATGGGACGCAGCCGGACTCGCGATCGGCCTCGGCAAACAGCTGGGGAGAGGGGCTGACACGACGCGACTGGAGCTCTTCCACGTCGCTGGTAGTCTCGCCGTCGGAATTGTCTCGGCCGGGATCGGATACGCCATCTACGTGTTCGCAACCGGCGGACAGCCGGTCGGTGCGGTCGTTTTCCTGCTGGTGGGAACGCTATTGTTGCTCGTGGTTCTGGAATGA
- a CDS encoding DUF58 domain-containing protein translates to MNTRRLSLLLGITALTVGVLAIVSPAAVPFSPGRIVVSVIGVLALVQAARIARRRHRSTLDEAKTPDPERSVSAPQPGDDFDTVLEQFVDRRHQIARVRSDEGLSAAAVAVLVQFAGKTETEAKRRVKAGTWTDDVYAASFLGGENAPSVPLRDRVWNTLRRESGYQRRIRHTVDAIDAVVTDGSKSTDDTAENRDHDTEATSVPDDDTERQPSTTGRGRLKEGAKRAVARGAHSTGHWEGVSVIALLGIGIGVFVEQPAVVLVGVVSIGYAAYARSSVLPPGEVGIDRELDAESPEPGDEVTITVTVRNTTDRILPDVRVVDGVPAALAVENGSPRCGTALRPAEETTFSYSITATRGVHTFGPTHVIGRNLSGEIEAVRLYSSDSTLRCVPPLAAGNEPFPLRKTTEQFVGREKTSQTGEGIEFSTTREYRPGDPVRRIDWNRRARTRELTTIEFRQERAATVVLLVDARSSAYVAPHPGADHAVDRAVEAAGQLFSKIESADNRVGIAAAGSDSCWLPPSSGIEHRNKARELLATDPEFTPVPKEQKTISWRWRKTLRKRLEPGTQLVFLTPLRDESTRRIARQFDARGHPVTVVSPDSTSNRSAGNRLAGIARTLHVSTLRDAGIPVVDWSWDEPLDVALARYAARRQP, encoded by the coding sequence GTGAACACTCGACGGCTCTCCTTACTGCTCGGGATCACAGCGCTGACCGTCGGCGTCCTGGCAATCGTTTCGCCGGCGGCCGTTCCGTTCAGTCCGGGCCGGATTGTCGTCTCGGTGATCGGCGTGCTGGCGCTGGTGCAGGCGGCACGAATTGCCAGACGGCGTCACCGATCCACGCTCGACGAGGCGAAGACACCGGATCCGGAACGGTCGGTGTCGGCGCCGCAACCGGGGGACGATTTCGACACGGTCCTCGAGCAGTTCGTGGACCGACGTCACCAGATTGCCCGCGTGCGTAGCGACGAGGGCCTTTCTGCTGCAGCGGTTGCCGTTCTGGTGCAGTTTGCGGGAAAGACGGAGACGGAAGCGAAACGACGAGTCAAAGCAGGCACGTGGACTGACGACGTGTATGCCGCTTCCTTTTTGGGTGGTGAGAATGCCCCGTCCGTGCCACTCCGGGATCGCGTGTGGAACACGTTGCGTCGAGAATCGGGATATCAGCGACGGATTCGACACACGGTCGATGCGATCGACGCCGTCGTGACCGACGGGTCGAAATCGACGGATGACACTGCCGAAAACAGGGATCACGATACCGAGGCAACCAGCGTGCCGGATGACGACACTGAACGGCAGCCGTCGACGACGGGTCGGGGCAGATTGAAAGAGGGGGCAAAACGAGCAGTGGCCAGAGGTGCTCACTCCACGGGACACTGGGAGGGGGTCAGTGTGATCGCACTGCTGGGGATCGGAATCGGAGTATTCGTCGAACAGCCGGCAGTAGTTCTCGTCGGCGTCGTCAGTATCGGCTACGCTGCCTATGCTCGGTCGTCGGTTCTCCCGCCGGGCGAGGTCGGGATCGACCGTGAACTCGACGCTGAATCGCCCGAGCCGGGCGATGAAGTGACGATCACAGTAACTGTCAGGAACACCACCGACCGAATTCTCCCCGATGTCCGAGTCGTCGACGGCGTTCCTGCAGCACTGGCCGTCGAGAACGGCTCCCCTCGGTGCGGGACTGCGCTTCGGCCAGCAGAGGAGACGACGTTCTCGTACTCGATCACTGCAACACGGGGCGTGCATACGTTCGGGCCGACACACGTCATCGGGCGAAACCTCTCGGGGGAAATCGAAGCCGTACGGCTGTACTCGTCGGACTCGACACTGAGGTGTGTTCCTCCGCTTGCGGCGGGAAACGAACCGTTTCCCCTTCGGAAAACGACCGAGCAGTTCGTCGGTCGCGAGAAAACGTCCCAGACGGGAGAGGGGATCGAGTTCTCGACGACCCGGGAGTATCGTCCGGGGGATCCGGTACGTCGCATCGACTGGAACCGCCGTGCACGGACCCGAGAACTGACGACGATCGAGTTCCGACAGGAGCGCGCTGCGACTGTCGTCCTGCTCGTCGACGCGAGATCGTCGGCGTACGTTGCCCCACATCCTGGGGCGGATCACGCCGTCGACCGGGCGGTCGAGGCGGCCGGACAGCTGTTTTCGAAAATCGAGAGCGCAGACAATCGCGTCGGTATTGCCGCAGCCGGCTCCGATTCCTGTTGGCTGCCGCCGAGTTCCGGGATCGAACACCGGAACAAGGCCCGCGAACTACTCGCGACCGATCCCGAGTTTACCCCGGTCCCGAAAGAGCAGAAAACAATCTCCTGGCGGTGGCGAAAGACGCTCCGCAAGCGTCTCGAACCGGGCACTCAACTCGTGTTTCTGACGCCGCTTCGCGACGAGAGTACCCGGAGAATCGCGCGTCAGTTCGACGCACGGGGACACCCCGTAACCGTCGTTAGTCCGGATTCGACGAGCAATCGCTCCGCGGGGAATCGACTCGCTGGGATTGCCCGAACGCTTCACGTTTCAACACTCCGGGACGCCGGTATCCCCGTCGTCGACTGGAGCTGGGACGAACCGCTCGATGTAGCACTCGCGAGGTACGCCGCACGGAGGCAGCCGTGA